A window from Megalobrama amblycephala isolate DHTTF-2021 linkage group LG9, ASM1881202v1, whole genome shotgun sequence encodes these proteins:
- the pdia8 gene encoding protein disulfide isomerase family A, member 8 — protein MDNFLLRGFLCVIVVCMLSLSARGRSDVLELRDADFDYLAPEHETLLVKFYAPWCGHCKKLAPEFESAATRLKGTVTLAKVDCTSNTETCKHYGVTGYPTLKIFRNGQESSSYDGPRSADGIVNYMKNQAGPDSVPLQSEHDLENFINNFDASVVGFFSGSDSSQLAEFLKGASLMRQSFRFAHTTDLQLGNKYGVTYESVLLFRPPRLSSKFEESVVHHRGPMSITGLRRFIRDNIFGLCPHLTKENKDSLKKRDLLTAYYDLDYLHNPKGSNYWRNRVLKVASKFSSQGLMFSVANRNDFMEELEDEFGLGASDGTELPFVTIRTRTGNKYTMREEFTRDGKSLESFLEDYFAGRLKRYVKSEPVPAKNNGPVKVVVADTFEQIVNDPEKDVLIEFYAPWCGHCKKLEPKYTELGEQLYSDPNIVIAKMDATANDVPQGYDVQGFPTIYFAAAGRKDEPKRYEGAREVKDFISFLKREASKPLVLNGVKEEL, from the exons ATGGATAATTTTCTATTGCGCGGTTTTTTATGTGTGATAGTTGTTTGTATGTTGAGCTTGTCAGCGCGTGGACGCAGTGATGTGCTCGAGCTCAGAGACGCAGACTTCGATTACCTCGCGCCCGAGCACGAGACCCTGCTGGTGAAGTTTTATGCACCATG gtGTGGCCATTGTAAGAAACTCGCCCCAGAGTTTGAAAGTGCAGCTACTCGACTGAAGGGAACAGTAACTTTAGCCAAG GTGGACTGTACTTCTAATACAGAAACCTGTAAGCACTATGGGGTCACTGGATACCCAACACTCAAAATATTTCGGAACGGACAGGAATCATCATCGTATGATGGGCCACGCTCAGCTG ATGGAATTGTGAACTATATGAAGAATCAGGCCGGGCCGGATTCTGTACCTCTGCAAAGTGAGCATGACCTGGAGAACTTTATAAACAACTTTGATGCCAGTGTAGTTG GTTTCTTCTCAGGGAGTGACAGCTCTCAACTCGCAGAGTTTCTTAAAGGAGCCAGTTTAATGAGACAGAGTTTCCGCTTTGCCCACACCACAGACCTCCAGCTTGGAAACAAATATGGCGTCACATACGA GTCCGTGCTTCTGTTCCGGCCCCCTCGACTGAGCAGTAAGTTTGAGGAGAGCGTGGTGCACCACAGAGGACCAATGTCCATCACAGGCCTGCGGCGCTTCATCAGAGACAACAT TTTTGGACTTTGTCCTCACCTGACCAAAGAGAATAAAGATTCATTGAAAAAGAGGGATTTATTGACTGCCTACTATGACTTGGATTATCTTCACAATCCCAAAGGCTCCAACTATTGGAGAAACAG AGTGCTGAAGGTGGCGTCTAAGTTCAGTTCTCAGGGCCTGATGTTTTCTGTGGCGAACCGTAATGACTTTATGGAGGAGCTTGAAGATGAGTTCGGTCTGGGTGCGTCAGATGGAACTGAGCTGCCGTTTGTCACCATCAGGACACGGACAGGAAACAAATACACCATGCGGGAGGAGTTTAC ACGGGATGGCAAGTCTTTAGAGAGTTTTCTGGAAGACTATTTTGCTGGGCGACTAAAGCGCTATGTCAAATCAGAGCCTGTACCTGCCAAAAACAACGGACCGGTCAAG GTGGTTGTGGCAGATACATTTGAACAGATTGTGAATGACCCAGAGAAGGACGTGCTTATTGAGTTTTATGCACCGTGGTGTGGCCATTGTAAAAAACTGGAGCCCAAATATACAGAGCTTGGAGAACAG CTATACAGTGACCCCAATATAGTAATCGCCAAGATGGATGCAACTGCCAACGATGTCCCACAGGGCTATGACGTACAAGG ATTTCCTACAATATATTTTGCCGCTGCTGGACGAAAGGACGAGCCAAAAAGATATGAG gGAGCCCGTGAAGTGAAGGATTTCATCAGCTTTCTGAAGCGTGAGGCGTCCAAACCTCTTGTCCTAAATGGAGTCAAGGAAGagctgtaa